The Oncorhynchus mykiss isolate Arlee chromosome 5, USDA_OmykA_1.1, whole genome shotgun sequence DNA window acggtcactgtggggacgacgtcgtcgatgtacttattgatgaagccggtgactgaggtggtatactcctcaatgacattggatgaatcccagaacatattcaccttagcaatctcactaggataaagacctcctccattcctgccattattgaaagagatcgtgatacctcacatctcaaaatagggctacttaatgttagatcctcacttcaaaggcagttatagtcaatgaactaatcactgaacataatcttgatgtgatttgcctgactgaaacatggcttaagcctgatgaatttactgtgttaaacgaggcctcacctcctggttacactagtgaccataaccCCCGTGCAttccgcaaaggcggaggtgttgctaacatttacaatagcatatttcaatttacaacaaaaaaaaagacgttttcgtcttttgagctacaagtcatgaaatctatgcagcctactcaatcactttttgtacctactgtttacaggcctcctgggccatatacagcgttcctcattgagttcccctaattcctatcggaccttgtagtcatagcagatcatattctaatctttggtgactttaatattcacatggaaaagtccacagacccactccaaaaggctttcagagccatcatcgactcagtgggttttgtccaaaatgtctctggacctactcactctCCCAGTTGTACTCTGGACCTATTGGACCTACATGGACCtacatgttgtggatcttaatgtttttcctcaaaatcctggactatcggaccaccattttattacgtttgcaatcgcaacaaataatctgctcagaccccaaccaaggagcatcagaagtcgtgctataaattctcaaaCAACACAAAGATtgcttgatgcccttccagactccctctgcctacccaaggacgtcagaggacaaaaatcagttaacaacctaactgaggaactcaatttaaccttgcgcaataccctagatgcagttgcacccctaaaaactaaaaacatttctcataagaaactagctccctggtatacataAAATACCCaggctctgaagcaagcttccagaaaagtggaacggaaatggcgccacaccaaactggaagtcttccgattaGCTTCCGACTAGTCttccgtgcagtatcgaagagccctcactgctgctcaatcatcctatttttccaacttaattgaggaaaataagaacaatccgaatttgcagcattccccaagtgaggatggctttcacttcagcagtaataaattcatgaacttctttgaggaaaagattatgatcatTGAagagcaaattacggactcctctttaaatctgcgtattcgtccaaagctcagttgtcctgagtctgcacaactctgccaggacctaggatcaagagagacactcaagtgttttagtactatatctcttgacacaatgatgaaaataatcatggccactaaaccttcaagctgcatattggaccctattccaactaaactactgaaagagatgcttcctgtgcttggccctcctatgttgaacataataaacggctctctatccaccggatgtggaccaaactcactaaaagtggcagtactaaagcctctcttgaaaaagccaaaccttgacccagaaaatacagtgccttgcgaaagtattcggcccccttgaactttgcgaccttttgccacatttcaggcttcaaacataaagatataaaactgtatttttttgtgaagaatcaacaacaagtgggacacaatcatgaagtggaacgacatttattggatatttcaaacttttttaacaaatcaaaaactgaaaaattgggcgtgcaaaattattcagcccccttaagttaatttttatttatttatttattttaccaggcaagtcagttaagaacaaattcttattttcaatgacggcctgggaacagtgggttaactgcctgttcaggggcagaacgacagatttgtaccttgtcagctcgggggtttgaactcgcaaccttccggttactagtccaacgctctaaccactaggctaccctgccgccccatgataatactttgtagcgccaccttttgctgcgattacagctgtaagtcgcttggggtatgtctctatcagttttgcacatcgagagactgaaatgttttcccattcctccttgcaaaacagctcgagctcagtgaggttggatggagagcatttgtgaacagcagttttcagttctttccacagattctcaattggattcaggtctggactttgacttggccattctaacacctggatatgtttatttttgaaccattccattgtagattttgctttatgttttggatcattgtcttgttggaagacaaatctccgtcccagtctcaggtcttttgcagactccatcaggttttcttccagaatggtcctgtatttggctccatccatcttcccatcaattttaaccatcttccctgtccctgctgaagaaaagcaggcccaaaccatgatgctgccaccaccatgtttgacagtggggatggtgtgttcagctgtgttgcttttacgccaaacataacgttttgcattgttgccaaaaagttcaattttggtttcatctgaccagagcaccttcttccacatgtttggtgtgtctcccaggtggcttgtggcaaactttaaacaacactttttatggatatctttaagaaatggctttcttcttgccactcttccataaaggccagatttgtgcaatatacgactgattgttgtcctatggacagagtctcccacctcagctgtagatctctgcagttcatccagagtgatcgtgggcctcttggctgcatctctgatcagtcttctccttgtatgagctgaaagtttagagggacggccaggtcttggtagatttgcagtggtctgatactccttccatttcaatattatcgcttgcacagtgctccttgggatgtttaaagcttgggaaatatttttgtatccaaatccggctttaaacttcttcacaacagtatctcggacctgcctggtgtgttccttgttcttcatgatgctctctgcgcttttaacggacctctgagactatcacagtgcaggtgcatttatacggagacttgattacacacaggtggattgtatttatcatcattagtcatttaggtcaacattggatcattcagagatcctcactgaacttctggagagagtttgctgcactgaaagtaaaggggctgaataattttgcacgcccaatttttcagtttttgatttgttaaaaaagtttgaaatatcaaatatatgtcattccacttcatgattgtgtcccacttgttgttgattctacacaaaaaaatgcagttgtatatctttatgtttgaagcctgaaatgtggcaaaaggtcgcaaagttcaagggggccgaatactttcgcaaggcactgtataaatactttcggcctatatcgaatcttccattcctctcaaacatttttgaaaaagctgttgcgcagcaacttaCTGCCTTGCCTTCCTGAAGAGAAAGAATGTttcaaaatgcttcagtctggttttagaccccatcatagcactgagactgcacttgtgaagttggtaaattaccttttaatggcgtcagactgaggctctgcatctgtcctcgtgctcctagaccttagtgccgcttttgataccatcgatcaccacattcttttggagagattggaaacccaaattggtctacacggacaagttctggcctggtttagatcttatctgtcggaaagatatcagttttttctgtgaatggtttgtcctctgacatcaactgtaaatttcggtgttcctcaaggttctgttttttttctgaaaactattgttttcactatatattgtACCTCTTGAGGATGTCATTCGCAAGCAtgatgttaactttcactgctatgcggatgacacacagctgtacatttcaatgaaacatggtgaagccccaaaattgccctcgctagaagcctgtgtttcagacataaagaagtggatggctgcaaacgttctacttttaaactcggacaaaacagagatgcttgttttaggtcccaagaaacaaagagatcttctgttgaatctgacaattaatcttgatggtttaacagtcgtctcaaataaaactgtgaaggacctcggtgttactctggaccctaatctctcttttgacgaacatatcaagacttttttccatttacgtaacattgcaaaaatcagaaactttcagtccaaaaattatgcagaaaaatgtatccatgcttttgtcacttctagattagactactgcaatgctctactttccagctacctggataaagcactaaataaacttcagttagttctAAAAATGGCTGCTAGAATattgactagaaccaacaaatttgatcatattactccagtgctagcctctctacactggcttcctgttaaggcaagggctggcttcctgttaaggctgatttcaaggttttactgctaacctacaaagcattacaggggcttgctcctacctatctttctgatttggtcctgccgtacgtacctacacgtacgctacggtcacaagatgcaggcctcctaattgtccctagaatttctaagcaaacagctggaggcagggctttctcctatagaactccatttttatggaatggtctgcctacccatgtgagagacgcagactcggtctcaacctttaagtccttactgaagactcatctcttcagtaggtcatatgattgagtgtagtctggcccaggagtgtgaaggtgaacggaaaggctctggagcaaggaaccgcccttgctgtctctgcctggctggttcccctctctccactgggattcactgcctcaaaccctattacaggggctgagtcactggcttactggtgctctttcatgccgtccctaggaggggtgcgtcacttgagtgggttgagtcactgacgtgatcttcctgtctgggttggcgtccGCCCCCCCtttggttgtgccgtggcagagatctttgtgggctgtactcggccttgtctcaggatggtaagttggtggttgaagatatccctctagtggtgtgggggctgtgctttggcaaagtgggtgcgattatatccttcctgtttggccctgtccggggttatcttcggatggggccacagtgtctaaggacccctcctgtcttagcctccagtatttatgctgcagtagtttatgtgtcggggggctactgtcagtttgttatatctggagtacttctcctgtcttatccggtgtcctgtttgAATGTAAGtattctctctctaattctctctttctctctttctttctctctctcggaggacctgagccctaggtccatgcctcaggactacctggcatgatgactccttgctgtccccagtccacctggccgtgctgctgctccagtttcaactgttctgcctgcgactatggaaccctaacctgttcaccggacatgctaccagtcccagacctgctgtttttaactctctagagacagcaggagcggtagagatactcctaatgttcagctatgaaaagccaactgacatttactcctgaggtgcctTCTTGCTGCAcactcgacaactactgtgattattattattggaccatgctggtcatttatgaacatttgcacatcttggccatgttctgttataatctccacccggcacagccagaagaggactggccacccctcatagcctggatcctctctaggtttcttcctaggttttggcctttctagggagtttttcctagccaccgtgcttctacacctgtattgcttgctgtttggggttttaggctgggtttctgtacagcactttgagatatcagctgatgtaagaagggctatataaataaatttgatttgatttaatattccagtctgtgctagcaaaacagtcatgtagcgtagcatccgtgtcatctgaccacttttgtattgagcaagtcactggtacttcctgatttagtttttgcttgtaagcaggaatcaggaggatagaattatggtcagatttgccaaggGGGAACTTTGTatgcgtctgtgtgtggagtattggtggtctacagtttttttccccctctggttgcatgtgacatgctggtagagatgaggtaaaacagatttgtCTACCTGCATTAAAATCCCCATCCATTAGTAGCGCctcttctggatgagcatttttcttgtttgcttatggccatgTGATGGTCAATatacagctatgaaaaatatagatgaaaattaTCTTTGTAGATATCGTGGTCTACGGCTTATCATGAgttactctacctcaggcaagcaatacctcgagacctTCTTAATATTAGATATCTCCCACCAGCTgctattgacaaatagacacaccacCACCCCTTTTCTTCCCAGACGTAGCTGTTGTTCTGCCGATGCACAGAAAACCCAGCCAAatgtatattatccgtgtcgtcgttcagccaagaCTTGGTGACACAAAAGATgttaccgtttttaatgtcctgttcgTAGGAGTCTTGAActgagctcatccagtttattctccaattTTTGTACGTTGGCCAATGGAatggatggtagaggcgggttagcCACTCACCAAACTAATTATCACATGGCACCCAGAACTGTCCCCCCTGGACCTTAGTCTTTTTTTTCatgcaaatgacagggatttgggcctggtctgggAGAAACAATATATCCTTCGcatcagactcattaaagaaaacaaTCTTCATCCAGTTacaggtgagtaatcgctgttctgatatccagaagcaaAAACATGTATAAAATAAGTtagtgaaaaaaaaaacaattggttaggagcccgtataACGTAATTTATCCCCTCCGTGCCATTAGCTTGCTTTTACAAAAAGCAGGGTACTATACATTACACATGGCACCACAATGAAAACTGTGAAAATAAGTGCGACAATCATAGTCCTTGAATGAATACACCATTATATGCGTCGGCTTCTCAGATCCAGATGACCTAAATCTTAATTTTGGCTCGAGGGCCACATTGGGATTTCAAAATTAAACAGATAGCCACTGATTTTATGTTGACAGATTTGCTGGTCAAAATCAAATTACAGCCTAGAAAACTGGCACTCATTTCTAATTATATAGGTCTATTATCATTTCTACATACTTTCCATCTGGTTTTAGAGATGTAGTATTATTTAAATTAACATGCTGTATTTTGCCCACCCCTGACCAAAACCATCACGCTATTCTACATCACCACCGAAACAGCAAGAGGAGTTAAGGAGTATACTTTATTGATTTGATAAGACCaagtgtacagtacatacatcaACGTAAACTGCTGTTTGAATGGAATTGTTTGAAAAATAACATTGCGTCCCACACCATTAGGCCTAGGCCTTCGGTACGTTTTAAACAATAACTGGTCCTGTGATCAGACTGACATTGAGGTTAGCAGGTTagatagattttcaagtagacgTTAGGATGAGATAAAGATAAATTGGACAGCAAACACATGATTAAAAGAAATCAAAGGGTAAACACAGAGGCCCAACATTCTAATTTAAAACACCTAACTCCCCATGCAAATACACTTCCTGAAAGAACATTGAGATTTGACATCACCATCTAACCCCCTTCATGCTAAAGAAGCTGGAATCTTTCAgtgaatgtaatgtcatgtaaagGTACTAGGTGATGTGTCTATGTATATAAGAGGGTGTATGTTGGTGTATTTTAGTGGGGCAGCTCGTGGGGCACCAGTTTGTAGTGGGAGCCACATGAGGGACAGCGCTGAGCATCACCCTGATGGAGCCAGAACCACACCACTGCAGTGTTATCCTCCTCACctagagagagaatggagaaagtgagagagaagggggagaaagggggggagaaagggggggagaaatataggagggagggagagatcagTTGAAGGAGACATTAGATATGAGCAGGAAGGTCAACCCTCAGACAGCCATGACAAATCAGAGTGGTACAGCTTCTGGCCACAGAACTACCAGACAGCTGTAGAAAAACTAATATAAAGCTAGTCACATACAGACACAGCCCACAATCCTCTTGGTAGTGATGGAGGGCACCAGATGGGGGTCAGCCTTTGAGCCAGCATACTCTTTGGGCTTCAACATGCTGTAGGGGTCCTGGAAAGAAATCACACAAGACAGGTTCAGTTTTAGACCTAGGTATGACTTGGTGACATGGAGAACAAAGCACACAAACCTTTTAAGGATCCTAAATGTGGCTAGAGACATGTCGGGCCAGTGCTGAGAACAGAGTGAGATTACTGCCAAACTAATTAATACTTGACATGTTAAACTACAGGTGTCACGTAAATGTTGGCCATAGCAACACAGTTGACGCAAAtaatattaatttcaaacaaatGTCATCTCGACTCACCGCGCCCTGTTGCGCAGCCTTCATAACTATCTTCTCCAGACCAGTGGCCTGCTCCTCGTCGGTGGGGATGCCTGAAAACATGTCATCAGTGTTAGCTAGCAAGGTTAAATAGTTGGCATTAGCTAGTTTAAAAGTTAGCAAAATTAGCAGTGGGCTACTTCCGCGCTAAGCTCATTCAAAGATAAAGTCAACACGGATAGCTCGCTGACGCGCTAGCTAGAACCCTAAACTAAGGTACCATCTTTGACTttattattttaatttgttttacctttatttaactaggcaagtcagttaagaacaaattcttattttcaatgacggcctaggaacagtgggtcaactgcctcgttcaggggcagaacgacatatttgaaccttgtcagctcgggggtttgaacttgcaaccttccggttactagtccaacgctctaaccacctgccgtcCCTTTGACAAAGGTCGCTATATAAGGCAAAATAGCTCAATATAGGACATGAAAACAATCTGCTCAGCTAGCTACTTAATGAGAACAATGTGGACAGATTGAAAATTGTGATAACTTGGCTAGAAAGCCTTGCGCCATTGTCTGGCAATGCATCGCCTGTCCTTGGCAAGACATCAATATGTCAAATACGATGCTTCCATGTCTTCTGCCCAAAACCTCCACATTACCG harbors:
- the LOC110523434 gene encoding cytochrome c oxidase subunit 5B, mitochondrial; the encoded protein is MAARLLLRSAVRAATTCRAAPVPALTRGMAVGGIPTDEEQATGLEKIVMKAAQQGADPYSMLKPKEYAGSKADPHLVPSITTKRIVGCVCEEDNTAVVWFWLHQGDAQRCPSCGSHYKLVPHELPH